In one Capra hircus breed San Clemente chromosome 22, ASM170441v1, whole genome shotgun sequence genomic region, the following are encoded:
- the BHLHE40 gene encoding class E basic helix-loop-helix protein 40: MERIPSAQPPPTCLPKAPGLEPGDLPGMDFAHMYQVYKSRRGIKRSEDSKETYKLPHRLIEKKRRDRINECIAQLKDLLPEHLKLTTLGHLEKAVVLELTLKHVKALTNLIDQQQQKIIALQSGLQAGDLSGRNVEAGQEMFCSGFQTCAREVLQYLAKHENTRDLKSSQLVTHLHRVVSELLQGGTSRKPSDPAPKAMDFKEKPSSLAKGSEGPGKNCVPVIQRTFAHSSGEQSGSDTDTDSGYGGESEKSELRVEQPYFKSDHGRRFTMGERISAIKQESEEPPMKKSRMQLSDDEGPFTSTDLISSPFLGPHPHQPPFCLPFYLIPPSATAYLPMLEKCWYPTSVPVLYPGLNASAAALSSFMNPDKISAPLLMPQRLPSPLPTHPAIDSSALLQALKQIPPLNLETKD, translated from the exons ATGGAGCGGATCCCCAGCGCGCAACCGCCCCCCACTTGCCTGCCCAAAGCGCCAGGACTGGAGCCCGGAGACCTACCAGG GATGGATTTTGCCCATATGTACCAAGTGTACAAGTCGAGGCGGGGAATAAAGCGGAGCGAGGACAGCAAG GAAACCTACAAACTGCCGCACCGGCTCATCGAGAAAAAGAGACGTGACCGGATTAACGAGTGCATCGCCCAGCTGAAGGATCTCCTCCCCGAACATCTCAAACTTACA ACTTTGGGTCACTTGGAAAAAGCAGTGGTTCTTGAACTTACCTTGAAGCATGTGAAAGCATTAACAAACCTAATTGATCAACAACAGCAGAAAATCATTGCCCTGCAGAGCGGTCTGCAAGCTG GTGATCTGTCGGGAAGAAATGTGGAAGCAGGTCAAGAGATGTTCTGCTCAGGTTTCCAGACATGTGCCCGGGAGGTGCTTCAGTACCTGGCCAAGCATGAGAATACTCGGGACCTGAAATCTTCACAGCTTGTCACCCACCTCCACCGTGTGGTCTCCGAGCTTCTACAGGGCGGTACTTCCAGGAAGCCGTCAGACCCAGCCCCCAAAGCAATGGACTTCAAGGAGAAACCCAGCTCCCTGGCCAAAGGCTCCGAAGGCCCAGGCAAAAACTGTGTGCCAGTCATCCAGCGAACTTTCGCCCACTCGAGCGGCGAGCAGAGTGGCAGTGATACGGACACAGACAGCGGCTACGGAGGAGAATCGGAGAAGAGTGAGCTGCGTGTCGAGCAGCCGTACTTCAAAAGCGATCATGGACGCAGATTCACCATGGGAGAAAGGATCAGTGCTATTAAGCAAGAATCCGAAGAACCCCCCATGAAAAAGAGCAGAATGCAGCTCTCTGATGATGAAGGCCCTTTCACTAGCACTGACCTGATCAGCTCCCCGTTCCTGGGCCCACACCCACACCAGCCTCCCTTCTGCCTTCCCTTCTACCTGATCCCACCGTCAGCAACTGCCTACTTGCCCATGCTGGAGAAGTGCTGGTACCCCACGTCTGTCCCAGTGTTATACCCGGGCCTCAACGCCTCTGCCGCAGCCCTCAGCAGCTTCATGAACCCAGACAAGATCTCGGCCCCCTTGCTTATGCCCCAGAGACTCCCTTCTCCCCTGCCGACCCATCCTGCCATCGACTCTTCTGCCCTGCTCCAAGCTCTGAAGCAGATCCCCCCTTTAAACTTAGAAACCAAAGACTAA